Genomic segment of Corythoichthys intestinalis isolate RoL2023-P3 chromosome 7, ASM3026506v1, whole genome shotgun sequence:
tgaacaaccagccaaatagagcttttgatggcaaagtaacaatttattcacacttacctaactgagagatgacgtttggtggctgcgacagcggttaaacttttccctcattgccgactgtctcgtaaagatggatttttttttttagtctttttttgtggtgaccactgtctcgtttgcctggggaacttatgttcctgggggggaactggtttggccgtgcgtgtTTCCGTGCAGGACACTCGAGCGTGCGGTAGACCTGAGCAGCAAGCTGCGTAGGGGCTCTGCTAACTTCCCTAATAAAGTTGTATTGTTTGAATTGGGTTGTGAGGTCttaacaaatgcgctactgccctccagtggccagttttattgctttaaaattggttttaaggcttgttttttgtttcggcGATAGATCGGAAGctctagatgcttcttgtacaaaaaaacgcaaaagacgtataaatacatttgtgGGAAagttaagcatttaaaaatagaacgtctttatacgtttctgggagcaaatgagttaacatgaCTGCACAGTGGTTAGGTGATAATgtcaacatgcaccaaaccacactCCACTCAGAACTACCTGGGTCACACACAACAGAGGCAAGTAATGCACTTGGTACACTGCAAATTTGTAacaatcagattatttttcttaaatttagtcaaataattttatccatcttgttttgagtgttaaagactagtgagCAGATGAAtgagtcagattattccacttgaagtaaatattactatttgttcttataaaGCTCATACGTttaaaaattggtcatttttcacctaaatcaagaaaaaatttgctttcaaatgttttgaaccatatctTATCTATTCttcaataaagaacatttctgacaaaaaaaaaagttttaagattaaataatttattgcttaaaatagggctgttaagcttattttcagctagctatttttcttagttcaagaaatctgagaaatttacttgaagcactggcagataatttcactcgtTTCTAATAGATTTAcagtgaaaacaagggaattcaaCTAGTTTTAAGTGAAGGAAattgtaccttttctcgtaggcacagtCTGTTTGCATTACCCTAACacaattaatataatcaatcaggtaatagtatcatttctcgtatttactgtttgactgtttgtattactctttaacacacccaatataaaataaaaagcagaatatagggcataaaagatacccTACGCCTTCTTATTACGGAAGCCCAgcgcgtgcgtcatgcaactgacgcaccaactctcgcaatcagttctcccggacagtccagaacaaatgaagGGACGCCCTGTCCCGACACAATGAAAACCaacacccgatatccaactgataacatgactgacaagactccaagagcccctttgacgctgagttagcaaaatccacaactctGTTTGCCCGGacgacagtaactcccgaatcctcctgtccaatccgcaAAATAGACaacaatcccaaacacacacttcTTCCTGCCTACGGCCCGCCCCACGAGAGccatcaaaagactgaatgtttaactaagcgttgtcatttttctctggaaccttttgttgacttctgatatggtgaccttggaacaagtttgcctcctcgcctgagtgtttgtttcgccttgccgttttgatcgctgtcgacccgaataaattgtcaacttgttctcggcgagccttctttaaacctttcaaaatggagtcagtacaaaggggtaAGTCTAAGGTGAAcgcacggagtttggccttttggccggattGTTGGGTCCCGCCGGCCatggctggcgtgattctggcTGTCTTGCTGGAAGGTCTGATTCCTTCATGAGAAAGTGTGTTTTTGTAgcgtagtaatgttatatatgttagaaatggcttacttttaaaagcatttttgtgcaatttaggtatttactctaagTAAtatttgccaaaagcttactatTATACATTGTCAGACAATGTTAGattttggaatttactacttgttcaccttTGATGTggggaaaaagtagcaataaattgtatttttgcgcagtaacatttgctcttgtatatactttaaaattttacatgtatcttttaatcgaattatcggcttgacattatatgGTTATCGGCTGAAAGGAGGAGGTTATCGGTCTGTTATCTGTATCGGTTGAGAAATGTATCATTGTGCCTCACTACtccgacacaaaacaattggtgctcaaacgtccatctagataaaatgtatatatttttgtttattttggcaatgcaattgtatttctggattattttgttatttttttagctattaattttttttttttaatctttaaaaaaaaatttttttaaaacccatccttttcacccaattccgatcctctgaaaaatggtgtgATCGGCCTGATTTCTGATGATGTGATCGTATTTGGACATTACTACTTAATAATTCTCCTCTTCTGTTGCTGCTGCTTCTTCCGCAGCGTAAACTTGTAATCAATGGCCATCACTGAAAGGAGGACAAGCGCTGCTTCTTTAAAAGCGGTGTTTGTAacgagtaggggtgtaacggtccacaaaaatcttggttcggtacgtacctcgattttgaggtcactgttcagttcattttcgtttacattaagaaaacaaaaatgcaaaatataaatgtgctagttgtttattacacacctttgtgctttcaacaataggaactttagcctatacaaagctagaattctgctcaaaaagtagcgggtatttaaagataatccagcaacaatttgccttttagaccccgcgtattggtcagctttctttctggaagaaagatgaaaaaagaagtcctgtgctaaagagaaaagcaatcccaatgacagattttaacatgtattttacaaatgaaatgcctcaatgcatcatttttttttcttatgaacgattttcagaagctttattggtggattttaattgtgtaagcaggatctgtgtattattcttattatttaattacaggtgcgttagcccatttcaatttattttatttaaattggctattttattatgtgtttactacatcacatttgtaaaatatattcattttactggtgcacgataattattggtctgataattatcggtcagataataggaattatgacgtcatcccaataaatccaataacataattaataggaccgataatacagTATGAACTGTGCTCGCCggctgggaaatcagttgaccatttgcggggcattgctgccacctgccggtcagaataattcgctgcatctataatttggcccacaaactcattcactttacacagtgctgtgtctagcgttagcattgacaatcgtgaatgctttctgttacttaTATTTTCGCCTCGGGAATAAATGTAagtatttatgtttactataacatatggatgtgcaatatatgtttacttcgttGGTgaaggtcatatgtacagaacttcataagttgttgtgtcatagaagccagccaatgcttaaggctagtagctcaagctagtgtgctatgctatacatacatataatagttgtcgtgtaatgttagtcctgtcagcatgcttggtaggattttatattatgcagagaataaacctcatactttattgaatatgggttcactctaggcatgtgccggtatgagattttgacggtacgatacccgtgagcaaaaataccgcggtttcacggtattgaaaTTATaggtccaaaatgtgttattttgagatgtatgggttaaaaaaaaaaaaaaaaaaaaaatttccattgaacagggttttttttcagaacatagttgcaaattggaatatgaatgtattgttaaaataaataatcattaaaaatatacgttatattttaattttatttaaaaaatatatatagactatacccacagctcaagttgctcaagtttagagcaagaacaaaataatttctataaaaaaagtaaaaactcttctgaataaaatttttaaaaatttatactgcataattttttttttgaggattgaaaagctcaagtgaagtttcgccattttcagccactgtgtcaactctagtctacatgatgtcatgcctttgtgttagaaagaacaaagaattcaaaagttaataagttagttaaaaatgtataagttagataaaatgtaaatattgttgtggaaaggtttcatctaaaaaaaaaaaaaatttattgggagggagacctctccttgatccagcgaacgtggatttgtgcttagagcaagatcatctttcctcaattaacaatctttgatgctatgcctCCCCCCcctccttcattcaagcgaatcaagcttgttttctcactctgcggctgtaacactcgacgaagttgctctctcaGCTAAGTCTAGGCTAAAATTCGTCTTttttaagcttttagttagtttgtatatcgaatttcaaaggaaaatatgtattttgtttttggcgaactttgtcatagtgctaatctgtttagctactcacacatggaaaaatacaattgtacaacgttttaaatgtattcattttgtatattccacttaccacgatttgagagctcaataaattgaagaaaagaacgccttatgtttggagtatttgtttagggtttgctggctgtttagccgatagtctctttcacacacagcaacaaatgggagggggtgagcgctgccgcgccacgccacttctggctgcatttttgacacatgaaaaatggcaaataccgtactacggtctgacggaaaattttagtagttttgaaaccgcgactttttcacaccacggtaaaccgtgaaaccggtaaccggcacatgtctagttcactcactgccgtttatattgattatttaataaggcaagccattaatcatttttgttctaccatatttttgttatgcGGAATGAGTGATAAATCTTACTATATAATGTTGacagtgttagttataagttagtaagttattgagaggccttttggttattgataggcttgctgtcttaacctgtctcccaggttaagaaagttgtttcatggaccaagaccacaacagtctcctgtagcaccaaatatttttatctgatgacaaagcacaatacctgttgggtttatgttttagttcagtgctcattgttcaggaaacacatcttcaattatattgactaattgattgtgattgactcaaattatatttatttgaaaaaataaatattggcgctttatttgaagtcaagactgttcttgtctttgttttgttcattataataatgttcatgtcattatgaaaattctggtgagatcaaagacaaatctatgttgaatccaccattgtttttttaaacctccaggtgttcaaaaactcgggtgaatatacattaaaaaaattgtatattatcggttatcgatatcggtatcggctttgaggagcaggaagttatcgatatcggtttcaaaaaatggatatcgtgcacccctaattcatttatattgaatattttatgttgtataactttagttcctatgtgaatattagttcctacttgttttgttgaggtaggagggttttgtattgaacacggggccgtgttggttattattatagcagaggtaggagagttttgtattgaacacagggccgtgttggttattattatagcagagaagacagcagtaaatcaacaaagacaagtcaactgtgccccgatctacaactcaagagatctgacggactcaaaaagtgggttacgattgcatattagtttaaaAATCGACAGGATCCACCGCGTTTTTACACGagttacttccggtctgcccgatcttagctaccggtagtagtattgatgtaGAGGGtcacgtctcgcgtcaaattataaactctgccgttcttttcgcgtgtgtcgttttgagccgcttctgggacgcgtctaacacgcggccgcactgcgactggtaggcattggctgattgactttaaacaCCAGCGTTTCACAGCGTTCTCGCggaggccacgttgtcgcgccgttgacgtttctgggttgtactgtcctactgtgttggtcctcattatagtagagaatgcggagtaaatatacagtagtttacacaaactgtaacccgattgactcacagcctcgaaaagtaagggttacattacgtcaaaaactcgttcagtacgcctccattccgaaccgagcaccacgtaccgaaacggttcaatacatgtaccgttacacccttagtaacgAGTGGCCATTTTTCGGTGGAGCAACCGGCAGGTGTAAAATACTAGTAAATATTGAGGAGTGCATACTGTATTGCATAGCATGCGCTTGTTATTTCTTAGTACATGCCGATACAGATGCCTGCATTTTAATGCCTTGTGCGGATCGGGGCTATTATTATTTACTGGGTCTGTGTTTGCTTGCAGACGTGCAGCAGGTGTTGGTGCAGAATCCAGTAGAGGTTCCCTCTGAGCAGCTGCAGGAGGAGATTCAGCAAGAGAACTGCACAAGGGGTTCTCCAGTCATTAAAGAAGAAGTGGAGGACATTTGGACTACTCAGGCTGACCAGGAGGCACAGATCCCCATGGACTTGCTCCCTTTGACTGACATCCACTTAAAAAGTGAAGACGACGGAGCTTGGTCCTCGCGACTTCAAGACCAACCCGTGGGAGAAGACTGCGATGACTCCAATATCATGGCTCCTATATCCGACATTGAAGAATCAGAGTCCTCCCAGACGGACGCCCCCGATCTCCCTCCCGACGAGGAACCCGTCAACAGCAAGTCTCTGAGCTGCCCTCAGTGCGGCAAAGCTTTCGGCAAAACCCGCAACCTGAGGCGCCACATTCGCACGCACACGCGCCCCGGCGTGGCGCCGTTCTCCTGCCCCAAATGCGACAAAACCTTCAGCATCAAAAGAAACTTGAACCGACACATGCTGACTCACCTGGGAGTCCGGCCTTTCGTGTGCTACGTTTGCGGTAACACATTTTCCCGAAGTCACCATTTGAAGAGACACATGGGCACGCACGGCAACTTCAAGGATGTCCCCGTTGAAGCCATGAAGAGGACTCCTGTTGTCACGGTGGATGTCCCAGTGAAAGCTGTTAAGGCAGCCCGTTCATCAGAGCAGGCTATGCCGTGTTTGTTTTGCAccaaaggatttgccaaaaaatcCCACCTGGAGAGACACATGAGAACGCACACGGGCGAGAAACCCTTCCGATGCGCCGTCTGCGACAAATGCTTCGCACGCAAAGAACGCGTCCGAGATCACAAATGTGTGGTACTCGACCAATTAATCGACAGCTAATTGACATATATTTTGGGAACATAGGTCGACAATAAATTAAACCTCTGAGATTTGGTTTaaatcagtggggaaaaaatttcATGTGAAAGAAGTCATAATTTATTTCAACCGggcagggctggcagtgaatgtaaattaatatttttgtagggtttttatgtatccccccccccccccccccatgtttTCCCTTACATTCTAaagttatt
This window contains:
- the LOC130918973 gene encoding gastrula zinc finger protein XlCGF52.1-like; this encodes MCKVTMLRELMKQRLNVAVEGIYELFERTILEYEEELRRIKEEKERQGELLDAVLKSHADLQQQADVQQVLVQNPVEVPSEQLQEEIQQENCTRGSPVIKEEVEDIWTTQADQEAQIPMDLLPLTDIHLKSEDDGAWSSRLQDQPVGEDCDDSNIMAPISDIEESESSQTDAPDLPPDEEPVNSKSLSCPQCGKAFGKTRNLRRHIRTHTRPGVAPFSCPKCDKTFSIKRNLNRHMLTHLGVRPFVCYVCGNTFSRSHHLKRHMGTHGNFKDVPVEAMKRTPVVTVDVPVKAVKAARSSEQAMPCLFCTKGFAKKSHLERHMRTHTGEKPFRCAVCDKCFARKERVRDHKCVVLDQLIDS